From Bordetella flabilis, the proteins below share one genomic window:
- a CDS encoding LysR family transcriptional regulator: MREEGMTQGGLASRVADAGQRPPLNLRQIEVFRAIMLSGSISGAGRMLHVSQPAVSRVLSLMESRLRYALFDRSRSRLTPTAEARRLYAEVEQVYSGIHRVNELASSLGESGAGMLRVVSSASFGQRMIPCALRELRALREQVRVDYRSATFDELAGHFLGGHADIAVSMQPPDHPNLVAVELGRVDVVCIMPPDHALATRPAVRPEDFASVAWVGYPAATPLGKVLAAFFGATAPQPAAVEVHSPVTAAAFVQQGLGAAFVDAWCVDPDLRRSIVVRPIEPAAQTGIWATYSALQPLPLMARRFLEVLRKVIEDEPAPVFGLPS, from the coding sequence ATGCGGGAAGAGGGGATGACGCAAGGCGGATTGGCGTCGCGGGTCGCGGATGCGGGACAGCGGCCGCCGCTTAATCTTCGCCAGATCGAGGTGTTCCGGGCGATCATGCTGTCGGGGTCCATCAGCGGCGCGGGGCGCATGCTGCATGTGTCCCAGCCGGCTGTCAGCCGGGTGCTCAGCCTGATGGAAAGCCGGCTGCGCTATGCCTTGTTCGACCGGTCGCGCAGCCGCCTGACCCCCACGGCGGAGGCGCGTCGCCTGTATGCCGAGGTCGAGCAGGTCTACAGCGGCATCCACCGCGTCAACGAGCTGGCCAGCAGCCTGGGAGAGTCGGGCGCCGGCATGCTGCGCGTGGTGTCCAGCGCCAGTTTCGGCCAGCGCATGATTCCCTGTGCCTTGCGCGAACTGCGGGCGCTGCGCGAGCAGGTCCGTGTGGATTACCGCAGCGCGACCTTCGACGAGCTGGCCGGGCACTTTCTGGGGGGGCATGCCGATATCGCGGTGTCCATGCAGCCGCCCGACCATCCCAATCTGGTCGCGGTGGAGCTGGGCCGGGTCGACGTGGTGTGCATCATGCCGCCGGACCATGCCCTGGCCACGCGTCCCGCCGTGCGGCCCGAGGATTTCGCCTCGGTGGCATGGGTGGGCTATCCGGCAGCTACGCCGCTGGGAAAGGTACTCGCGGCGTTTTTCGGTGCGACGGCACCCCAGCCCGCGGCTGTCGAGGTGCATTCGCCTGTGACGGCCGCCGCCTTCGTCCAGCAGGGCCTGGGCGCGGCCTTTGTGGATGCCTGGTGTGTCGACCCGGACCTGCGCCGCTCCATTGTGGTGCGCCCGATCGAGCCGGCGGCGCAGACCGGCATCTGGGCCACGTACTCGGCGCTGCAGCCGCTGCCGCTGATGGCGCGCCGCTTCCTGGAGGTTTTGCGCAAGGTCATCGAAGACGAGCCGGCGCCCGTGTTCGGGCTCCCGTCCTGA